The Lepus europaeus isolate LE1 chromosome 21, mLepTim1.pri, whole genome shotgun sequence genome has a window encoding:
- the TMEM130 gene encoding transmembrane protein 130 isoform X1 — protein MAPAVWSRLGRLLWLACLLPSAPARVAAGPYELNLTTDGPATTGAEVTVSASLVAKDNGSLATPPDTHLYRFHWIHSPLVLTSKTEKELTSTIRVLGNLPGDFPVSVWVTATDCWMCPPVARSFTVLTITDSLVGTLVVTQNSSLPWPSSYLTKTVLKVAFLLHDPSDFFKSASFLYSWDFGDGTLMVTEDAVVYYNYSIIGTFTVKLKVVAEWQQAKPGATMGVVQKTGDFSASLKLQETLRGIQVLGPTLIQTFQKMTVTLNFLGSPPLTVCWRLKPQCLPLEEGECHPVAVASTAYNLTHTFRDPGDYCFSIRAENVVSRTHQYHRIQVWPSSLSLPGIQPAVFAFPCATLITVMLAFIMYMTLRNATQQKDMVEVADFDFSPMSDKNPEPPSGVRCCCQMCCGPFLLETPSEYLEIVRENHGLLPPLYKSVKTYTV, from the exons GCCCGTATGAACTCAATCTCACCACCGACGGCCCAGCCACCACTGGAGCAGAGGTGACCGTCTCGGCCAGCCTGGTGGCCAAGGACAACGGCAGCCTGGCCACGCCCCCTGACACCCACCTGTACCGCTTCCACTGGATCCACAGCCCGTTGGTGCTCACCAGTAAGACGGAGAAGGAGCTCACCTCCACCATCCGCGTGCTGGGCAACCTGCCTGGCGACTTCCCTGTGTCCGTATGGGTCACCGCCACCGACTGCTGGATGTGCCCGCCcgtggccaggagcttcactgtCCTCACCATCACAG aTTCTCTGGTGGGGACCCTCGTGGTGACCCAGAACAgctccctgccctggcccagctcctacctCACCAAGACGGTCCTCAAAGTCGCCTTCTTGCTCCACGACCCCAGCGACTTCTTCAAGAGCGCCTCGTTCCTCTACAGCTGGGACTTCGGAGATGG GACCCTGATGGTGACCGAAGATGCTGTGGTCTACTACAACTACTCCATCATCGGGACCTTCACGGTGAAGCTCAAGGTGGTGGCCGAGTGGCAGCAAGCCAAGCCGGGCGCCACCATGGGCGTTGTGCAGAAGACCGGCGACTTCTCCGCCTCACTGAAGCTGCAGG aAACCCTTCGGGGcatccaagtgctggggcccaccCTGATCCAGACCTTCCAAAAGATGACAGTGACCTTGAACTTCCTGGGGAG CCCGCCCCTGACCGTGTGCTGGCGTCTCAAGCCTCAGTGCCTCCCGCTGGAGGAAGGGGAGTGCCACCCTGTGGCCGTGGCCAGCACAGCTTACAACCTGACCCACACCTTCCGGGACCCGGGGGACTACTGCTTCAGCATCCGAGCCGAGAACGTCGTCAGCAGGACGCACCAGTACCACAGAATCCAGGTGTGGCCCTCCA GTCTCTCCCTCCCAGGCATCCAGCCAGCCGTCTTTGCTTTTCCGTGCGCCACGCTGATCACCGTGATGCTGGCCTTCATCATGTACATGACTCTTCGCAACGCTACCCAGCAAAAGGACATGGTGGAG GTGGCTGATTTTGACTTTTCCCCCATGTCTGACAAGAACCCGGAGCCGCCCTCTGGGGTCAGGTGCTGCTGCCAGATGTGCTGCGGGCCCTTCTTGCTGGAGACCCCGTCCGAGTACCTGGAGATCGTCCGCGAGAACCACGGGCTGCTCCCACCCCTCTACAAGTCCGTCAAAACTTACACTGTGTGA
- the TMEM130 gene encoding transmembrane protein 130 isoform X2: MAPAVWSRLGRLLWLACLLPSAPARVAAGPYELNLTTDGPATTGAEVTVSASLVAKDNGSLATPPDTHLYRFHWIHSPLVLTSKTEKELTSTIRVLGNLPGDFPVSVWVTATDCWMCPPVARSFTVLTITDSLVGTLVVTQNSSLPWPSSYLTKTVLKVAFLLHDPSDFFKSASFLYSWDFGDGTLMVTEDAVVYYNYSIIGTFTVKLKVVAEWQQAKPGATMGVVQKTGDFSASLKLQETLRGIQVLGPTLIQTFQKMTVTLNFLGSPPLTVCWRLKPQCLPLEEGECHPVAVASTAYNLTHTFRDPGDYCFSIRAENVVSRTHQYHRIQVWPSSIQPAVFAFPCATLITVMLAFIMYMTLRNATQQKDMVEVADFDFSPMSDKNPEPPSGVRCCCQMCCGPFLLETPSEYLEIVRENHGLLPPLYKSVKTYTV; encoded by the exons GCCCGTATGAACTCAATCTCACCACCGACGGCCCAGCCACCACTGGAGCAGAGGTGACCGTCTCGGCCAGCCTGGTGGCCAAGGACAACGGCAGCCTGGCCACGCCCCCTGACACCCACCTGTACCGCTTCCACTGGATCCACAGCCCGTTGGTGCTCACCAGTAAGACGGAGAAGGAGCTCACCTCCACCATCCGCGTGCTGGGCAACCTGCCTGGCGACTTCCCTGTGTCCGTATGGGTCACCGCCACCGACTGCTGGATGTGCCCGCCcgtggccaggagcttcactgtCCTCACCATCACAG aTTCTCTGGTGGGGACCCTCGTGGTGACCCAGAACAgctccctgccctggcccagctcctacctCACCAAGACGGTCCTCAAAGTCGCCTTCTTGCTCCACGACCCCAGCGACTTCTTCAAGAGCGCCTCGTTCCTCTACAGCTGGGACTTCGGAGATGG GACCCTGATGGTGACCGAAGATGCTGTGGTCTACTACAACTACTCCATCATCGGGACCTTCACGGTGAAGCTCAAGGTGGTGGCCGAGTGGCAGCAAGCCAAGCCGGGCGCCACCATGGGCGTTGTGCAGAAGACCGGCGACTTCTCCGCCTCACTGAAGCTGCAGG aAACCCTTCGGGGcatccaagtgctggggcccaccCTGATCCAGACCTTCCAAAAGATGACAGTGACCTTGAACTTCCTGGGGAG CCCGCCCCTGACCGTGTGCTGGCGTCTCAAGCCTCAGTGCCTCCCGCTGGAGGAAGGGGAGTGCCACCCTGTGGCCGTGGCCAGCACAGCTTACAACCTGACCCACACCTTCCGGGACCCGGGGGACTACTGCTTCAGCATCCGAGCCGAGAACGTCGTCAGCAGGACGCACCAGTACCACAGAATCCAGGTGTGGCCCTCCA GCATCCAGCCAGCCGTCTTTGCTTTTCCGTGCGCCACGCTGATCACCGTGATGCTGGCCTTCATCATGTACATGACTCTTCGCAACGCTACCCAGCAAAAGGACATGGTGGAG GTGGCTGATTTTGACTTTTCCCCCATGTCTGACAAGAACCCGGAGCCGCCCTCTGGGGTCAGGTGCTGCTGCCAGATGTGCTGCGGGCCCTTCTTGCTGGAGACCCCGTCCGAGTACCTGGAGATCGTCCGCGAGAACCACGGGCTGCTCCCACCCCTCTACAAGTCCGTCAAAACTTACACTGTGTGA
- the TMEM130 gene encoding transmembrane protein 130 isoform X4, whose amino-acid sequence MAPAVWSRLGRLLWLACLLPSAPARVAAGPYELNLTTDGPATTGAEVTVSASLVAKDNGSLATPPDTHLYRFHWIHSPLVLTSKTEKELTSTIRVLGNLPGDFPVSVWVTATDCWMCPPVARSFTVLTITDSLVGTLVVTQNSSLPWPSSYLTKTVLKVAFLLHDPSDFFKSASFLYSWDFGDGTLMVTEDAVVYYNYSIIGTFTVKLKVVAEWQQAKPGATMGVVQKTGDFSASLKLQETLRGIQVLGPTLIQTFQKMTVTLNFLGSPPLTVCWRLKPQCLPLEEGECHPVAVASTAYNLTHTFRDPGDYCFSIRAENVVSRTHQYHRIQVWPSSIQPAVFAFPCATLITVMLAFIMYMTLRNATQQKDMVENPEPPSGVRCCCQMCCGPFLLETPSEYLEIVRENHGLLPPLYKSVKTYTV is encoded by the exons GCCCGTATGAACTCAATCTCACCACCGACGGCCCAGCCACCACTGGAGCAGAGGTGACCGTCTCGGCCAGCCTGGTGGCCAAGGACAACGGCAGCCTGGCCACGCCCCCTGACACCCACCTGTACCGCTTCCACTGGATCCACAGCCCGTTGGTGCTCACCAGTAAGACGGAGAAGGAGCTCACCTCCACCATCCGCGTGCTGGGCAACCTGCCTGGCGACTTCCCTGTGTCCGTATGGGTCACCGCCACCGACTGCTGGATGTGCCCGCCcgtggccaggagcttcactgtCCTCACCATCACAG aTTCTCTGGTGGGGACCCTCGTGGTGACCCAGAACAgctccctgccctggcccagctcctacctCACCAAGACGGTCCTCAAAGTCGCCTTCTTGCTCCACGACCCCAGCGACTTCTTCAAGAGCGCCTCGTTCCTCTACAGCTGGGACTTCGGAGATGG GACCCTGATGGTGACCGAAGATGCTGTGGTCTACTACAACTACTCCATCATCGGGACCTTCACGGTGAAGCTCAAGGTGGTGGCCGAGTGGCAGCAAGCCAAGCCGGGCGCCACCATGGGCGTTGTGCAGAAGACCGGCGACTTCTCCGCCTCACTGAAGCTGCAGG aAACCCTTCGGGGcatccaagtgctggggcccaccCTGATCCAGACCTTCCAAAAGATGACAGTGACCTTGAACTTCCTGGGGAG CCCGCCCCTGACCGTGTGCTGGCGTCTCAAGCCTCAGTGCCTCCCGCTGGAGGAAGGGGAGTGCCACCCTGTGGCCGTGGCCAGCACAGCTTACAACCTGACCCACACCTTCCGGGACCCGGGGGACTACTGCTTCAGCATCCGAGCCGAGAACGTCGTCAGCAGGACGCACCAGTACCACAGAATCCAGGTGTGGCCCTCCA GCATCCAGCCAGCCGTCTTTGCTTTTCCGTGCGCCACGCTGATCACCGTGATGCTGGCCTTCATCATGTACATGACTCTTCGCAACGCTACCCAGCAAAAGGACATGGTGGAG AACCCGGAGCCGCCCTCTGGGGTCAGGTGCTGCTGCCAGATGTGCTGCGGGCCCTTCTTGCTGGAGACCCCGTCCGAGTACCTGGAGATCGTCCGCGAGAACCACGGGCTGCTCCCACCCCTCTACAAGTCCGTCAAAACTTACACTGTGTGA
- the TMEM130 gene encoding transmembrane protein 130 isoform X3, translated as MAPAVWSRLGRLLWLACLLPSAPARVAAGPYELNLTTDGPATTGAEVTVSASLVAKDNGSLATPPDTHLYRFHWIHSPLVLTSKTEKELTSTIRVLGNLPGDFPVSVWVTATDCWMCPPVARSFTVLTITDSLVGTLVVTQNSSLPWPSSYLTKTVLKVAFLLHDPSDFFKSASFLYSWDFGDGTLMVTEDAVVYYNYSIIGTFTVKLKVVAEWQQAKPGATMGVVQKTGDFSASLKLQETLRGIQVLGPTLIQTFQKMTVTLNFLGSPPLTVCWRLKPQCLPLEEGECHPVAVASTAYNLTHTFRDPGDYCFSIRAENVVSRTHQYHRIQVWPSSLSLPGIQPAVFAFPCATLITVMLAFIMYMTLRNATQQKDMVENPEPPSGVRCCCQMCCGPFLLETPSEYLEIVRENHGLLPPLYKSVKTYTV; from the exons GCCCGTATGAACTCAATCTCACCACCGACGGCCCAGCCACCACTGGAGCAGAGGTGACCGTCTCGGCCAGCCTGGTGGCCAAGGACAACGGCAGCCTGGCCACGCCCCCTGACACCCACCTGTACCGCTTCCACTGGATCCACAGCCCGTTGGTGCTCACCAGTAAGACGGAGAAGGAGCTCACCTCCACCATCCGCGTGCTGGGCAACCTGCCTGGCGACTTCCCTGTGTCCGTATGGGTCACCGCCACCGACTGCTGGATGTGCCCGCCcgtggccaggagcttcactgtCCTCACCATCACAG aTTCTCTGGTGGGGACCCTCGTGGTGACCCAGAACAgctccctgccctggcccagctcctacctCACCAAGACGGTCCTCAAAGTCGCCTTCTTGCTCCACGACCCCAGCGACTTCTTCAAGAGCGCCTCGTTCCTCTACAGCTGGGACTTCGGAGATGG GACCCTGATGGTGACCGAAGATGCTGTGGTCTACTACAACTACTCCATCATCGGGACCTTCACGGTGAAGCTCAAGGTGGTGGCCGAGTGGCAGCAAGCCAAGCCGGGCGCCACCATGGGCGTTGTGCAGAAGACCGGCGACTTCTCCGCCTCACTGAAGCTGCAGG aAACCCTTCGGGGcatccaagtgctggggcccaccCTGATCCAGACCTTCCAAAAGATGACAGTGACCTTGAACTTCCTGGGGAG CCCGCCCCTGACCGTGTGCTGGCGTCTCAAGCCTCAGTGCCTCCCGCTGGAGGAAGGGGAGTGCCACCCTGTGGCCGTGGCCAGCACAGCTTACAACCTGACCCACACCTTCCGGGACCCGGGGGACTACTGCTTCAGCATCCGAGCCGAGAACGTCGTCAGCAGGACGCACCAGTACCACAGAATCCAGGTGTGGCCCTCCA GTCTCTCCCTCCCAGGCATCCAGCCAGCCGTCTTTGCTTTTCCGTGCGCCACGCTGATCACCGTGATGCTGGCCTTCATCATGTACATGACTCTTCGCAACGCTACCCAGCAAAAGGACATGGTGGAG AACCCGGAGCCGCCCTCTGGGGTCAGGTGCTGCTGCCAGATGTGCTGCGGGCCCTTCTTGCTGGAGACCCCGTCCGAGTACCTGGAGATCGTCCGCGAGAACCACGGGCTGCTCCCACCCCTCTACAAGTCCGTCAAAACTTACACTGTGTGA